One Defluviimonas sp. SAOS-178_SWC DNA window includes the following coding sequences:
- the lnt gene encoding apolipoprotein N-acyltransferase, with protein sequence MVLAALFGAGVAAGQAPWDFWWIALPALGLLTALIAGEGRTTRLVWLGWTGGTGYFAACLFWIVEPFLIDVARHGWMAPFALVFMAVGMALFWALAAGIAALGPGGGARALGFALGLAATDLLRTYLFTGFPWALIGHVWIGTPVMQAAAWIGPIGLTLITTLAVAAPFLARGLAGRMGLAGLSALALGGIWAGGVHRLDMPETPRDPAIRVRLVQPDADQHLKWQGDMWKVFLDRLLTASAAPAEKPLDLIVWPETAVPYLLERSGTFFADEVAVASGGVPVATGIQRIEGARFFNSLVVADGHGRIIGIYDKWHLVPFGEYVPLAELAAKFGIAAFAAQEGYGYTAGPGARTLDLGRAGKVLPLICYEAVFPQDLSSAPDRADWVLQVTNDGWFGNLAGPYQHLAQARLRAVEQGLPLLRAANTGVTAVIDAKGRVLETVPLNTEGWIDADVPPALAPTVYARSGDLPATILLTLSLLALAAARWRQSR encoded by the coding sequence ATGGTACTCGCCGCGCTTTTCGGCGCCGGCGTCGCGGCGGGGCAGGCGCCCTGGGATTTCTGGTGGATCGCCCTGCCCGCACTCGGGCTTCTCACCGCGCTCATCGCCGGAGAGGGGCGGACGACCCGCCTCGTCTGGCTCGGCTGGACCGGCGGCACCGGCTATTTCGCGGCATGCCTCTTCTGGATCGTCGAGCCCTTTCTGATCGACGTCGCCCGCCACGGCTGGATGGCGCCCTTCGCGCTCGTCTTCATGGCGGTCGGCATGGCGCTGTTCTGGGCGCTCGCGGCCGGGATCGCGGCGCTCGGGCCGGGCGGCGGGGCGCGGGCGCTGGGCTTCGCGCTTGGCCTCGCGGCGACGGACCTTCTTAGGACCTATCTCTTCACCGGCTTTCCCTGGGCACTGATCGGCCATGTCTGGATCGGCACACCGGTGATGCAGGCGGCGGCCTGGATCGGACCCATCGGCCTCACGCTGATCACGACGCTGGCCGTCGCGGCCCCGTTTCTCGCGCGGGGGCTGGCCGGTCGGATGGGCCTCGCCGGGCTCTCCGCCCTGGCGCTGGGCGGGATCTGGGCCGGCGGTGTTCATCGGCTGGACATGCCGGAAACGCCCCGAGATCCGGCGATCCGGGTGCGTCTCGTCCAGCCCGACGCGGACCAGCACCTGAAATGGCAGGGCGACATGTGGAAGGTCTTCCTCGACCGGCTGCTGACGGCCAGCGCCGCGCCGGCGGAAAAACCGCTCGACCTGATCGTGTGGCCGGAGACGGCGGTGCCCTACCTTCTCGAACGCTCCGGCACCTTCTTCGCCGACGAGGTCGCCGTGGCCTCCGGCGGGGTTCCCGTCGCGACCGGCATCCAGCGGATCGAGGGCGCGCGCTTTTTCAACAGCCTCGTCGTCGCCGACGGGCACGGGCGCATCATCGGCATCTACGACAAGTGGCACCTCGTCCCCTTTGGCGAATACGTCCCGCTCGCCGAACTGGCGGCGAAGTTCGGCATCGCGGCCTTTGCGGCGCAGGAAGGCTACGGCTATACCGCCGGGCCGGGCGCGCGGACCCTCGATCTTGGCCGGGCTGGCAAGGTGCTGCCGCTCATCTGCTACGAGGCGGTCTTTCCCCAGGACCTGTCGAGCGCGCCGGACCGCGCCGACTGGGTGCTGCAAGTGACGAATGACGGCTGGTTCGGCAACCTCGCCGGCCCCTACCAACACCTGGCGCAAGCGCGGCTTCGCGCGGTCGAGCAGGGATTGCCGCTTCTCCGCGCCGCCAATACCGGGGTGACGGCGGTGATCGACGCCAAAGGCAGGGTGCTGGAGACGGTTCCGCTCAACACCGAAGGCTGGATCGACGCCGATGTGCCGCCGGCACTCGCCCCGACGGTCTATGCGCGCTCGGGCGATCTGCCGGCAACAATCCTGCTGACTCTGTCGCTATTGGCGCTCGCGGCGGCCCGGTGGCGACAATCACGTTGA
- a CDS encoding hemolysin family protein translates to MGDSLDGSTVAQDAPDPSDSTGQRGFFGRIIDAFTPSETDAGETVEAQEDNARVSSTQPLPGIGNLRRMRVEDVAIPKAEIVAVPVTASLDDVVANFRESGFSRLPVFKGTLDSPLGLIHLKDLALEQAFTDPKPRFNLRKMLRPLLYAPPSMPIGVLLQKMQSERIHMALVIDEYGGVDGLVTIEDLIETVIGEIEDEHDTSEDGLWNEEKPGQYIVQARAPLADFEAQIGLKLAGEEEDEEIDTLGGLVFMLVGRVPARGEVIPHESGAEFEVMDADPRRIKRLRVRLPQAKR, encoded by the coding sequence ATGGGCGACAGTTTAGACGGGTCTACGGTGGCGCAGGACGCGCCCGACCCCTCCGACAGTACCGGGCAACGTGGCTTTTTCGGCCGCATCATCGACGCCTTCACCCCCTCCGAGACTGATGCCGGCGAGACGGTGGAGGCCCAAGAGGACAACGCCCGCGTTTCGTCAACCCAGCCCCTGCCGGGCATCGGCAACCTGCGCCGCATGCGGGTCGAGGACGTGGCGATTCCCAAGGCCGAGATCGTCGCGGTGCCGGTGACCGCCTCTCTCGACGACGTTGTGGCGAATTTCCGCGAAAGCGGCTTCTCGCGGCTCCCCGTCTTCAAGGGCACGCTCGACAGTCCGCTGGGGCTCATACACCTCAAGGATCTCGCGCTCGAACAGGCATTTACCGACCCGAAGCCCCGTTTCAATCTCAGGAAGATGCTGCGGCCACTGCTTTACGCGCCGCCGTCGATGCCGATCGGGGTTCTTCTGCAGAAGATGCAGTCCGAGCGCATCCACATGGCGCTCGTCATCGACGAATACGGCGGCGTCGATGGCCTCGTCACGATCGAGGACCTGATCGAGACGGTGATCGGCGAGATCGAGGACGAGCACGACACGTCGGAGGATGGCCTCTGGAACGAGGAAAAGCCGGGACAGTACATCGTGCAGGCGCGGGCGCCGCTTGCCGATTTCGAGGCCCAGATCGGCCTCAAGCTTGCGGGCGAGGAAGAGGATGAAGAGATCGACACGCTGGGTGGCCTCGTCTTCATGCTGGTCGGAAGGGTGCCGGCGCGCGGCGAGGTGATCCCGCATGAAAGCGGCGCCGAGTTCGAGGTGATGGACGCCGATCCCCGCCGGATCAAGCGACTGAGAGTGCGCCTGCCGCAGGCCAAGCGCTGA
- the ybeY gene encoding rRNA maturation RNase YbeY: MEPLVETLIEDARWQSVGLGALAERAARAVMEDQALPDAGFAISLLGCADVRIADLNADFRGKPQPTNVLSWPSDERGAEADGGAPDRPRPGPADMPEELGDIAIAWETCIREAEEQGKPVEEHVTHLLVHGVLHLLGYDHVRDGDAALMEGAEIRILVKMGFKNPYE, from the coding sequence ATGGAGCCACTGGTTGAAACACTGATCGAAGACGCGCGCTGGCAGTCCGTGGGGCTCGGCGCGCTGGCCGAACGTGCGGCGCGTGCGGTGATGGAAGACCAGGCGCTGCCGGATGCGGGGTTTGCGATCAGCCTTCTCGGCTGCGCCGATGTGCGCATCGCCGACCTCAACGCCGATTTCCGCGGCAAGCCGCAGCCGACAAACGTGCTGTCCTGGCCGTCGGACGAGCGCGGGGCAGAGGCCGATGGCGGCGCGCCGGACCGTCCGCGCCCCGGCCCGGCCGACATGCCGGAGGAGTTGGGCGACATCGCCATTGCCTGGGAAACCTGCATCCGCGAGGCGGAAGAGCAGGGCAAGCCGGTGGAAGAGCATGTCACGCATCTTCTGGTTCATGGCGTGTTGCATTTGCTCGGCTACGATCACGTCCGCGACGGCGATGCCGCGCTGATGGAGGGCGCGGAAATTCGCATACTTGTCAAAATGGGTTTCAAGAACCCATATGAGTGA
- a CDS encoding PhoH family protein, whose translation MGISALTPPPHPEDLHETLLEFPNNRLLIDLCGEFDRNLAQIEHQLGVHILRRGNQIAVVGSAEARGHAAAVLQTLYGKLETGRPIDAGEIDAAIRMGESGPAAPQSLDEQLEMFAGGRFEIRTRKKQVEPRTEAQKAYVKNLFQHELAFGIGPAGTGKTYLAVAVGVTMLIGGHVDRIILSRPAVEAGERLGFLPGDMKEKVDPYMQPLYDALNDFLPAKQVLKLIEEKRIEIAPLAFMRGRTLSNAFVVLDEAQNATTMQMKMFLTRLGEGSRMVITGDRTQVDLPKGVFSGLSDAERILDGVKGVSFNYFTAKDVVRHPLVARIIEAYDRDDGATG comes from the coding sequence TTGGGCATCAGCGCCTTGACCCCGCCGCCGCATCCCGAAGATCTGCACGAGACGCTTCTGGAATTTCCCAACAACCGGCTGTTGATTGACCTGTGCGGCGAGTTTGACCGCAACCTGGCACAGATCGAACATCAACTCGGGGTCCATATCCTGCGCCGCGGCAACCAGATCGCGGTGGTCGGATCGGCGGAGGCGCGCGGCCACGCGGCGGCGGTTCTGCAAACCCTCTACGGCAAGCTCGAAACCGGGCGCCCGATCGACGCGGGCGAGATCGACGCGGCGATCCGCATGGGCGAAAGCGGTCCGGCCGCGCCGCAAAGCCTCGACGAACAGCTGGAGATGTTCGCGGGAGGCAGATTCGAGATCCGCACCCGCAAGAAGCAGGTCGAGCCGCGCACCGAGGCGCAGAAGGCCTACGTCAAGAACCTCTTCCAGCATGAGCTCGCCTTCGGCATCGGCCCGGCGGGCACCGGCAAGACCTATCTGGCCGTCGCCGTCGGCGTGACGATGCTGATCGGCGGCCATGTCGACCGGATTATCCTGTCGCGCCCGGCGGTCGAGGCCGGCGAACGGCTCGGCTTCCTTCCCGGCGACATGAAGGAGAAGGTCGATCCCTACATGCAGCCGCTTTACGACGCGCTGAACGACTTCCTGCCGGCCAAGCAGGTCCTGAAGCTGATCGAGGAAAAGCGGATCGAGATCGCCCCCCTCGCCTTCATGCGCGGGCGGACGCTGTCCAACGCCTTCGTCGTCCTCGACGAGGCGCAGAACGCGACGACGATGCAGATGAAGATGTTCCTGACCCGGCTTGGCGAAGGCAGCCGGATGGTGATCACCGGCGACCGTACCCAGGTCGACCTGCCGAAGGGGGTCTTCTCGGGCCTGTCCGACGCCGAACGCATCCTCGACGGCGTGAAGGGCGTGAGCTTCAACTATTTCACCGCGAAGGACGTTGTGCGCCACCCGCTTGTGGCCCGCATCATCGAGGCTTATGACCGCGACGATGGAGCCACTGGTTGA
- a CDS encoding OmpA family protein, whose translation MTASYSRGARIAALAAAWAMAAVPVMAETRVIKADRYKPALAQTPDGCQVWMIDDGWEGYAWNRTDRNGKPICLQVESCLVENADQLFATDSATIRASEVARLQAFFRQKGVFSYAIHGHTDSRASDEYNMRLSQRRANAVARVARSVGARLAAVNGYGERMPVASNVTAAGMQKNRRVEIVCYREIGGY comes from the coding sequence GTGACAGCATCGTATTCACGAGGCGCGCGCATCGCGGCGCTCGCGGCGGCATGGGCGATGGCGGCCGTGCCGGTCATGGCCGAAACGCGGGTGATCAAGGCAGACCGTTACAAACCGGCTTTGGCGCAGACGCCGGACGGCTGCCAGGTCTGGATGATCGACGACGGTTGGGAAGGCTATGCCTGGAACCGCACCGACCGGAACGGCAAGCCGATCTGTCTTCAGGTCGAAAGCTGTCTGGTCGAGAACGCCGACCAGCTTTTCGCCACCGACAGCGCGACCATCCGCGCGTCGGAGGTGGCGCGGTTGCAAGCATTCTTCCGGCAGAAGGGCGTCTTCTCCTACGCGATCCACGGCCATACCGACAGCCGCGCCTCGGACGAATACAACATGCGCCTGTCGCAGCGCCGCGCCAACGCGGTGGCGCGGGTCGCCCGGTCGGTCGGCGCGCGGCTTGCCGCCGTCAACGGTTATGGCGAACGGATGCCGGTCGCCTCGAACGTGACCGCCGCGGGGATGCAGAAGAACCGGCGGGTGGAGATCGTCTGCTACCGCGAAATCGGAGGGTACTGA